The genome window CTTGACAAGCTCTAAAGCTTCGCTAAAAGAGTCTCTAACTGAGCTTCCTCCAAATTTAATAACTACCCTTGACTTAGCGGAGAGTTTGTAAATCACCCATTTAAACCACCTCTTTTGAAAGCTTTTCTTATCAAATATAAGATTTTCCGAAAATTTTTTGAACTTCTGATGGCTTTTACTGGAATCTACGCTCTGATGTTGTCACTTTGAACAATCAAAACAAATTTTTAGTTAAAATGACAATCTTCATCATGTTTAAGAGTTTGAAATGTCAGTTTGGACAGCTTATCTTAGCCAAAAATTTAAATACTAAAAGTCAATCTTCAAACTTCGGTGATGGTGATGCCCTGCCAATGGATGATGCCCTGCCAATATTGAGTGATGGGACAGAGATTCTTAGAAATCTCCTTCTGAGGGCCTTGAATGAAAACCAGCTCCTTATATTAAAGAGTGTCAACAGTGAACACAGTTCCCTAAATGCCCTTCTTGAAGAACTCAGCAGGAAAAAGAATAAGCCAATATCGACGTTAAAGCTTAACGCAAAAATTCTGAAAGAGCTTGTCTTATAGATTACGGAACAAAAAAGAACCCTAGGCCCGTTAAATTAACTGAACATGGTAAGTTTGTTCTGAAGATCTTGGGGGTGATGGAATGAGCGAAAGCATGCAGTATCTGCTCCTACACCTAAAGCTTCGGGAAATGCTTAAGCCTGTGAACTACTTCCACATGAACTCGTCAATTACATCCCTAGAAATCCTGAGAGCAATAATGGAAATTAAGAGAAACAACGACGTTGTAATCCTGAGTAAGGGACATTCAGCACCTGCATTCTACGTTATCCTTTCGGAACTTGGACTCTTAAGCGATGAAGAATTAAAGAGCTTTGCTGATATTGGTGGGTTGCCAAGTCACTTGGTCAAAGGATTGCCATTTGTTGAGGTTTCAAGTGGCTCTTTGGGTCAAGGACTTTCTGTAGCTAACGGAATTGCACTTACAGCCAAACTTGAAGGAGAAGACAGGAAAGTATACGTGATACTGGGCAATGGAGAGTTGGATGAAGGTCAAGTTTGGGAAGCAGCAATGACGGCCTCACATTACAGGCTGGACAATGTCGTTGCGGTAATTGACAGGAACTTCAGACAATTAACTGGGGAAACCGAGGAAACGCTCAAAAAAAGAACCTCTGGCAGAGAAGTGGAGGGCCTTTGGCTGGGAGGCTTTGGAAGTAGAAAACAACGCCAAGGAAATCCAAAGAGCAGTAAAGGAACTTGAGAGCATCAAGGATAAGCCAAAGATCATCATCGCGAGGTGGTCAGAGAGATGAGAATAGA of Thermococcus sp. M39 contains these proteins:
- a CDS encoding 1-deoxy-D-xylulose-5-phosphate synthase N-terminal domain-containing protein — protein: MSESMQYLLLHLKLREMLKPVNYFHMNSSITSLEILRAIMEIKRNNDVVILSKGHSAPAFYVILSELGLLSDEELKSFADIGGLPSHLVKGLPFVEVSSGSLGQGLSVANGIALTAKLEGEDRKVYVILGNGELDEGQVWEAAMTASHYRLDNVVAVIDRNFRQLTGETEETLKKRTSGREVEGLWLGGFGSRKQRQGNPKSSKGT